The Kribbella sp. HUAS MG21 genome includes the window GCGGGCAACTCCGCCGGGATCAACGACGGCGCCACCGCGTGCGTGCTGACGTCGGCGGAGGCCGCCGAGGAGCTCGGGCTGACCCCGAAGATGAAGCTGGTCTCGTACGCCTTCGCGGGCGTCGAGCCCGAGGTGATGGGCGTCGGCCCGATCCCGGCGACCGAGAAGGCGCTGAAGCTGGCCGGGCTGACGATCGACGACATCCAGGCGTTCGAGGTGAACGAGGCGTTCGCCGTCCAGGTGCTGGCGTTCCTGGAGCACTACGGCATCGCCGACGACGACCCGCGGGTCAATCCGTACGGCGGCGCGATCGCCTTCGGGCACCCGCTGGCGTCGTCCGGGGTCCGGCTGATGAACCAGCTGGCCAAGCAGTTCGAGCAGCGCCCCGAGGTCCGCTACGGCCTCGCCACCATGTGCGTCGGCCTCGGCATGGGCGGCACGGTCATCTGGGAGAACCCGAACTGGGAAGGTGCGAAGTGACGGACCTGCAGGCTTTGATCGACTCCGCGTCCGCGCTCTCGACGGACGAGGTCGTCACGCTCGCGCACTCCCGGGACGTCGTACTCCCGGGCGAGGCCGGCACGATGGCGCTGATCACGCTGGACAACGGGCACGACCACACCAAGCCGAACACCTTCGGGCCCAAGGGCCTGGGGTCGTTGAACGCGGCCCTGGACGCGGCGCTGGCGCGGGACGAGATCGTCGCGATCGGCGTCACCGGCAAGCCGTTCATCCTGGCCGCGGGCGCGGACCTGACCGGCGTACCGAAGCTGACCGACCGGGAGCAGGCGCTGACGCTCGGGAAGATCGGGCACGGCGTGCTGCGGAAGCTGGTCGACGGCGGCAAGCCGTCGTTCGCGTTCGTGAACGGCGTCGCGCTCGGCGGCGGCCTCGAGGTCGCGCTGCACGCTTCCTACCGCACCGTTTCGGTCGCGGCCGGGATGCTGTCGACGCCCGAGGTGTTCCTCGGGCTGATCCCGGGCTGGGGCGGCAACTTCCTGCTGCCGAACCTGATCGGCGCGGACAACGCGGTCAAGGTCGTCGTCGAGAACGCCCTCAACCAGAACAAGATGCTCAGCGGGCCGGAGGCCGTGAAGCTCGGCATCGGCGACGTACTGCTGGACTCGGCGGACTTCCTCGAGCAGTCGCTGCTGTGGGCTTCGCAGGTCCTCACGGGTGCCGTGGTCGTCGAGCGGCCGGCGGTCGACCGGGGCGAGGCGTGGGACGCGGCCGTTGCCCGGGGCAAGGCTTTCGCGGACCTCAAGGTGAGTGGTGCGGCGCCGGCGCCGTACCGGGCGTTGGAGCTCATCGAGGCCGCTCGCGACAACGATCGGGATCGCGGGTTCGCGGCCGAGGACGAGGCGCTCGCGGACCTGATCATGAGCGAGGAGCTGCGCAGCGGGCTCTACGCGTTCGACCTGGTGAACAAGCGGGCCAAGCGCCCGGCGGGTGCGCCGGACAAGTCGCTGGCGCGGCCGGTGACGAAGGTCGGGGTCGTCGGCGCGGGCCTGATGGCGGGCCAGCTGGCGCTGCTGTTCGCGCGGCGGCTCGAGGTTCCCGTCGTCCTGACGGACCTGGACCAGGAGCGGGTGGACCGCGGCGTCGGGTACGTGCACGGCGAGATCGACAAGCTGCTCGCGAAGGGCCGGGTGCGCGCCGAC containing:
- a CDS encoding 3-hydroxyacyl-CoA dehydrogenase NAD-binding domain-containing protein; amino-acid sequence: MTDLQALIDSASALSTDEVVTLAHSRDVVLPGEAGTMALITLDNGHDHTKPNTFGPKGLGSLNAALDAALARDEIVAIGVTGKPFILAAGADLTGVPKLTDREQALTLGKIGHGVLRKLVDGGKPSFAFVNGVALGGGLEVALHASYRTVSVAAGMLSTPEVFLGLIPGWGGNFLLPNLIGADNAVKVVVENALNQNKMLSGPEAVKLGIGDVLLDSADFLEQSLLWASQVLTGAVVVERPAVDRGEAWDAAVARGKAFADLKVSGAAPAPYRALELIEAARDNDRDRGFAAEDEALADLIMSEELRSGLYAFDLVNKRAKRPAGAPDKSLARPVTKVGVVGAGLMAGQLALLFARRLEVPVVLTDLDQERVDRGVGYVHGEIDKLLAKGRVRADKANQLKALVTGSVDKSVFADADVVIEAVFEELQLKKTIFADLEKIIRPDAVLATNTSSLSVTEMAADLEHPERVVGFHFFNPVAVLPLLEIIRADRTDDATLATAFAVGKTLKKSCVLVKDAPAFVVNRLLTRFLGEVSAAVDEGTPIPEADRALAALGLPMPPFVLLQLVGLPVALHVAETMNRAYPDRFAVSANLAKVVAAGKSSFYVWPEGKPVVDPEVEALVEVGDKPSTADELRSRVLTALAEEIKIMLDEGVVAEAQDIDLCLLLGAGWPFHLGGITPYLDRTGIAEKVNGTRFLPKGVASLS